In Silene latifolia isolate original U9 population chromosome X, ASM4854445v1, whole genome shotgun sequence, the following proteins share a genomic window:
- the LOC141617361 gene encoding uncharacterized protein LOC141617361, translating into MLKKLEVSLPFTEVVTQMSLYTKFLRDVLTKKRSIGGGGLVALRGQCSAVLLNPMPEKLQDPGSFSIPCMVGNVSFKKALCDLGASVSILPRPIAMKVGLYDMIPTSMTLQLADRSVQRPMGFIEDVPVKVGNFYIPADFMV; encoded by the coding sequence ATGTTGAAGAAACTTGAAGTTTCATTACCTTTCACCGAGGTAGTGACACAAATGTCGCTCTACACCAAATTCTTAAGGGATGTTTTGACAAAGAAGAGGAGCATTGGAGGAGGTGGTTTAGTGGCTCTTAGGGGGCAATGTAGTGCGGTCTTACTTAATCCAATGCCAGAAAAACTacaagatccgggtagtttttctatccCATGCATGGTGGGTAATGTGAGTTTCAAGAAGGCACTTTGTGATCTTGGTGCTAGTGTTAGCATACTTCCGCGCCCTATTGCAATGAAGGTTGGTTTGTATGATATGATACCTACTTCTATGACCTTGCAACTAGCCGATAGGTCGGTACAAAGACCAATGGGTTTCATTGAAGATGTTCCGGTTAAAGTAGGCAATTTCTATATTCCGGCGGACTTTATGGTGTAA